In Chloroflexaceae bacterium, a single genomic region encodes these proteins:
- a CDS encoding lamin tail domain-containing protein, whose amino-acid sequence MSEDTTSRPNPQQDRILGTVEGVVIPVARVGYGLFELLLGLLPPQTRHHARNGVRELSYAFAGLPRDFAEISGGEIKRWAVRSGVEATLVAPASTSAPAAETKPAGAPAAEARPAGAPAPGGAKPAAETKPAGAPAAEARPAAAPTSAAKPAAAPAPVTRISSAASSTAAAATGVVIAHIEFNPPGADVEGEYVLIRNTSSQPMNMTGWKLHDSAQRHTYVFPQFVLSPGAEVKVWTRAGTDDAANLYWGRRVAVWNNTGDTGTLLDASGAVVSRYTYTGDQGKGQA is encoded by the coding sequence ATGAGCGAGGACACAACGTCGCGTCCCAATCCGCAGCAGGATAGGATTCTCGGGACGGTGGAAGGAGTAGTGATCCCGGTTGCGCGCGTTGGTTATGGCCTGTTCGAATTGCTTCTGGGCCTGCTGCCCCCGCAAACCCGCCACCATGCTCGCAATGGCGTCCGTGAATTGAGCTACGCCTTCGCCGGTCTGCCTCGTGACTTTGCCGAAATCTCCGGAGGTGAGATCAAGCGCTGGGCGGTCCGCAGCGGCGTAGAGGCCACACTCGTCGCTCCTGCTTCGACATCAGCGCCCGCCGCCGAGACGAAACCCGCCGGAGCGCCCGCGGCTGAAGCCAGACCCGCCGGAGCGCCCGCGCCCGGCGGCGCAAAGCCCGCCGCCGAGACGAAACCCGCCGGAGCGCCTGCGGCTGAAGCCAGACCCGCCGCCGCCCCGACGTCTGCGGCGAAGCCCGCTGCCGCTCCCGCGCCGGTGACCCGGATCAGCAGCGCTGCGTCCAGCACTGCCGCAGCCGCTACAGGGGTAGTCATCGCCCACATCGAGTTCAACCCGCCAGGCGCCGACGTCGAGGGCGAGTATGTGCTGATTCGCAACACCTCCAGCCAACCTATGAACATGACCGGCTGGAAACTCCACGACAGCGCGCAGCGGCACACCTACGTCTTTCCGCAGTTCGTGCTCTCCCCCGGCGCCGAAGTCAAGGTGTGGACCCGCGCCGGTACGGATGACGCCGCAAATCTCTACTGGGGGCGGCGGGTCGCTGTGTGGAACAACACGGGTGATACGGGGACGCTGC